A window of Juglans regia cultivar Chandler chromosome 7, Walnut 2.0, whole genome shotgun sequence contains these coding sequences:
- the LOC108999678 gene encoding probable pectinesterase/pectinesterase inhibitor 21, with translation MAFGGYNDVSNHGHQKKHKKYAIIGVSSLLLVAMVAAVAVGATRNKADGSSKSDGNGEVSTSMKAVKAICQPTDYKETCEKSLSSAAGNVTDPKELIKIGFHVTVQEIHAAIANSTTLKNLAKDPRASQALENCKELLDYAIDDLQESFNKIGAFDVSKLDDYVADLQVWLSGAITYEQTCLDGFENTTGDAGDKMKEVLKTTQELTKNGLAMVTEISNVLTNLQIPGLNRRLLWDEDPSGAGFRKTYDEPHDKDPTSTNRQLLWDNGSGFDQELADPQRKPVEATNRQLLWDNGSGFDERHDDKQRKPLESTNRQLLWDASGFDDDLDDRQRNMESTNRRLLWDASGFDDDLDDRQRNMESTNRRLLWDAGGFDDDLDDRQRNMESTNRRLLWDNGSGFDERHDDKQRKPLESTNRQLLWDASGFDDDLDDRQRNMESTNRRLLWDASGFDDDLDDRQRNMESTNRRLLWDASGFDDDLDDRQRNMESTNRRLLWDASGFDDDLDDRQRNTESTNRRLLWDASGFDDDLDDRQRNMESTNRRLLWDASGFDDDLDDRQRNMESTNRRLLWDASGFDDDLDDRQRNMESTNRRLLWDASGFDDDLDDRQRNMESTNRRLLWDASGFDDDLDDRQRNMESTNRRLLWDNGSGFDDDLDDRHLPAWINGRQRKLLGSTNTGDIKADVVVAKDGSGKYKTINEALMDIPKNNNKTFVIYIKEGVYQEHVMLDKHMTHVTMIGDGPTKTKITGNKNFVDGTPTFKTATVSAIGSNFLAKNIGFENSAGAEKHQAVALRVQSDMSIFYNCQMDGYQDTLYAHTHRQFYRDCTISGTIDFIFGNAAAVFQNCKMIVRKPMDNQQCIVTAQGRIDRREPTALVLQGCTFTAEPAYLPLKDKNKAFLGRPWKQYSRTIIMQSHIEGFIQPEGWLPWMGDFALNTLFYTEIDNDGPGAATTNRVKWRGIKKVNLEHAKKFTAGTFIGGDKWIKPVGVPYVSGLM, from the exons atggctTTTGGAGGATACAATGATGTATCCAACCATGGACACCAGAAGAAACACAAGAAGTATGCCATTATTGGCGTCTCTTCCCTTTTGCTGGTGGCCATGGTAGCTGCTGTGGCCGTTGGCGCGACTCGCAACAAGGCTGATGGATCATCTAAATCTGATGGCAATGGCGAGGTTTCAACATCAATGAAGGCAGTTAAGGCCATTTGCCAGCCCACTGATTATAAAGAAACCTGCGAGAAAAGCTTGTCCTCGGCGGCTGGGAACGTCACCGACCctaaagagcttatcaagatCGGCTTCCATGTCACAGTTCAGGAAATTCATGCAGCAATAGCAAACTCCACCACATTAAAAAATCTAGCCAAGGACCCCAGAGCATCTCAAGCCTTGGAGAACTGCAAAGAGCTCCTTGATTATGCCATCGATGATCTCCAAGAGTCTTTCAACAAGATCGGTGCCTTCGACGTCAGCAAGCTCGACGATTACGTTGCCGACCTCCAGGTCTGGCTTAGTGGTGCAATCACCTACGAGCAGACTTGCTTGGATGGGTTCGAGAACACCACGGGTGATGCCGGGGACAAGATGAAGGAGGTTTTGAAGACTACACAAGAACTCACCAAGAATGGCCTTGCCATGGTGACCGAGATCTCGAATGTCTTGACCAATCTTCAAATTCCAGGGTTGAACCGGAGGCTTCTTTGGGATGAGGATCCTAGTGGGGCCGGCTTCCGTAAAACATATGATGAACCACATGATAAGGACCCAACGTCCACTAATCGACAGCTACTTTGGGATAATGGAAGTGGCTTCGATCAAGAGCTCGCTGACCCGCAGAGGAAGCCCGTGGAGGCCACCAACCGGCAGCTTCTTTGGGATAATGGGAGCGGCTTCGACGAACGACACGATGACAAGCAGAGGAAGCCCTTGGAGTCCACCAACCGCCAGCTTCTTTGGGATGCAAGCGGCTTCGACGATGATCTCGATGACAGGCAGAGGAACATGGAGTCCACCAACCGCCGGCTTCTTTGGGATGCAAGCGGCTTCGACGATGATCTCGATGACAGGCAGAGGAACATGGAGTCCACCAACCGCCGGCTTCTTTGGGATGCAGGCGGCTTCGACGATGATCTCGATGACAGGCAGAGGAACATGGAGTCCACCAACCGCCGGCTTCTTTGGGATAATGGGAGCGGCTTCGACGAACGGCACGATGACAAGCAGAGGAAGCCCTTGGAGTCCACCAACCGCCAGCTTCTTTGGGATGCAAGCGGCTTCGACGATGATCTCGATGACAGGCAAAGGAACATGGAGTCCACCAACCGCCGGCTTCTTTGGGATGCAAGCGGCTTCGACGATGATCTCGATGACAGGCAGAGGAACATGGAGTCCACCAACCGCCGGCTTCTTTGGGATGCAAGCGGCTTCGACGATGATCTCGATGACAGGCAGAGGAACATGGAGTCCACCAACCGCCGGCTTCTTTGGGATGCAAGCGGCTTCGACGATGATCTCGATGACAGGCAGAGGAACACGGAGTCCACCAACCGCCGGCTTCTTTGGGATGCAAGCGGCTTCGACGATGATCTCGATGACAGGCAGAGGAACATGGAGTCCACCAACCGCCGGCTTCTTTGGGATGCAAGCGGCTTCGACGATGATCTCGATGACAGGCAGAGGAACATGGAGTCCACCAACCGCCGGCTTCTTTGGGATGCAAGCGGCTTCGACGATGATCTCGATGACAGGCAGAGGAACATGGAGTCCACCAACCGCCGGCTTCTTTGGGATGCAAGCGGCTTCGACGATGATCTTGATGACAGGCAGAGGAACATGGAGTCCACCAACCGCCGTCTTCTTTGGGATGCAAGCGGCTTCGACGATGATCTCGATGACAGGCAGAGGAACATGGAGTCCACCAACCGCCGGCTTCTTTGGGATAATGGAAGCGGCTTCGACGATGATCTCGATGACAGGCACCTCCCTGCATGGATCAATGGCCGTCAAAGGAAGCTTCTGGGGTCTACCAATACAGGGGACATCAAGGCTGACGTAGTGGTGGCAAAGGATGGAAGTGGCAAGTATAAGACCATCAATGAAGCACTCATGGACATTCCCAAGAACAACAACAAGACCTTCGTGATTTATATCAAGGAAGGAGTTTATCAGGAGCATGTCATGCTTGACAAGCACATGACCCACGTTACTATGATTGGAGATGGCCCCACGAAGACCAAGATCACAGGAAATAAGAACTTCGTCGATGGAACCCCCACGTTCAAGACTGCCACAGTTT CGGCGATTGGAAGCAACTTCTTGGCCAAGAACATTGGATTCGAGAACTCTGCAGGAGCTGAGAAGCACCAGGCTGTGGCACTACGCGTCCAATCCGACATGTCCATCTTCTATAACTGCCAGATGGATGGGTACCAAGACACCCTCTATGCCCACACCCACCGCCAATTCTATCGAGATTGCACCATCTCCGGCACCATCGACTTCATTTTTGGCAACGCAGCCGCAGTGTTCCAAAACTGCAAGATGATCGTCAGGAAGCCAATGGACAACCAGCAGTGCATCGTAACAGCCCAAGGGAGGATAGACAGGCGCGAGCCCACCGCACTCGTCCTTCAGGGCTGCACATTCACCGCCGAACCAGCATATCTCCCACTCAAGGATAAGAACAAGGCTTTCCTTGGTAGACCATGGAAGCAATATTCAAGAACCATCATTATGCAGAGTCATATCGAGGGCTTCATCCAGCCTGAGGGGTGGTTGCCATGGATGGGTGACTTCGCTCTCAACACACTCTTCTACACTGAGATCGACAACGATGGTCCTGGTGCGGCCACGACCAATAGAGTCAAATGGCGAGGCATCAAGAAGGTCAATTTGGAACATGCTAAGAAATTCACTGCTGGAACCTTCATTGGTGGCGATAAGTGGATCAAGCCCGTTGGAGTGCCTTACGTTTCTGGCTTGATGTAA